In a single window of the Panthera leo isolate Ple1 chromosome A1, P.leo_Ple1_pat1.1, whole genome shotgun sequence genome:
- the LOC122224424 gene encoding small nuclear ribonucleoprotein G-like, translating into MRKSHLPKLKKFIDNKLSLKLNGGKHVQEILWEFNPFINLVIDECVEMATSGQQNNTRMVIIRRNTIIMLETLALEWSINNSCVHQKKSTVSTCPLCIAPVLLQYKNQIMCIFILNFFVK; encoded by the coding sequence ATGAGAAAAAGTCACCTGCCCAAGTTGAAAAAATTTATAGACAATAAATTATCGTTGAAATTAAATGGCGGCAAACATGTCCAGGAAATACTGTGGGAGTTCAATCCCTTTATAAATCTTGTGATAGATGAATGTGTGGAGATGGCAACTAGTGGGCAACAGAACAATACCAGAATGGTGATAATTCGAAGAAATACTATCATCATGTTAGAAACCTTGGCCTTGGAATGGAGTATAAACAATAGCTGTGTTCACCAGAAGAAATCAACTGTTTCCACGTGTCCCCTCTGCATAGCACCTGTTTTACTACAATATAAAAATCAGATCATGTGCATTTTCATACTGAACTTCTTTGTTAAATAA